One genomic window of Candidatus Pseudobacter hemicellulosilyticus includes the following:
- a CDS encoding plasmid mobilization relaxosome protein MobC, with amino-acid sequence MNSNRNKWVHVRLNEAEFLALKKTFSKTQTRNLSEYVRRIILGKPMIGTYRNSSLDALMEELIRLRKDLNNVGNNFNQAVHKLHTCDTDQEIKTWLITYEMDKRRVLRQMEEIRAFIGKNAEKWLQ; translated from the coding sequence GTGAACAGTAATCGGAATAAATGGGTCCACGTCAGGCTCAATGAAGCGGAGTTTCTGGCCCTTAAAAAAACGTTTTCCAAGACGCAGACGCGTAACCTCAGTGAGTACGTACGGCGCATTATCCTGGGTAAACCCATGATCGGCACCTACCGAAACAGTTCCCTGGACGCGCTGATGGAAGAACTGATTCGCCTGCGCAAGGACCTGAATAATGTGGGCAATAACTTCAACCAGGCCGTACACAAACTCCACACCTGCGATACCGACCAGGAGATCAAAACCTGGCTGATCACCTACGAAATGGATAAGCGTAGGGTCTTGCGCCAAATGGAGGAAATCAGGGCATTCATCGGTAAAAATGCGGAGAAATGGTTGCAATAG
- a CDS encoding relaxase/mobilization nuclease domain-containing protein yields MVAIVSPSEYLSDTFHYNENKVDAGVAECLLAENYPLDAGEMTKGQRFIRLKKRTELNPQTKLNTLHISLNFPVQEAGMFSDKDKLRTIARDYMQRLGYADQPYLLYEHRDAGHPHLHIVTTCIDENGENKGLHNIHLTSNVARKAIEEHYGLIKAEGQQPQEYSLKPVNASVVQYGQKATKSEIANVLVNVLKSYHYTTLGELNALLQLYNVTASQGLPGSRIHQHGGLQYQALSPDGERLGKPVKASLFPYKPTLKFLKRRYAANIKSRMGSETALRKDIDLMLFAVPPPTFPDFLAALRAKGIDTCILRNEQGRTYGISYIDHRSKAVFKGSTLGDEYGINSILRRCAAPHKPELPTPTIAGIQEKQTAHTPETASTTPDRTWGDPAGQDPADNTDSIPRERLLELLLQYESVYEYVAFGFRKKKKKKKTSRGRN; encoded by the coding sequence ATGGTTGCAATAGTATCACCTTCCGAGTACCTGTCCGACACGTTCCACTACAACGAAAATAAGGTTGATGCGGGTGTAGCGGAGTGTCTATTGGCCGAAAATTACCCGCTGGACGCTGGCGAAATGACCAAGGGACAGCGGTTTATACGCCTGAAAAAACGGACGGAGCTGAATCCTCAGACGAAGCTGAATACGCTGCACATCTCCCTGAACTTCCCTGTCCAGGAAGCCGGAATGTTCAGCGACAAGGATAAACTCCGTACCATCGCCCGAGATTATATGCAGCGTCTGGGCTATGCTGACCAGCCTTACCTGCTTTACGAACATCGCGACGCGGGCCACCCACACCTTCATATTGTCACCACCTGCATTGATGAAAATGGGGAAAATAAAGGGCTGCACAACATCCACCTAACTTCCAATGTGGCGCGCAAAGCGATTGAAGAACACTACGGATTAATCAAGGCCGAAGGGCAGCAACCCCAGGAATATTCACTGAAACCAGTAAACGCCTCGGTGGTCCAGTATGGCCAGAAGGCAACCAAATCCGAGATTGCCAATGTCCTGGTGAACGTGCTGAAATCCTATCACTACACCACTCTGGGTGAATTGAACGCCTTACTACAGCTCTACAATGTAACCGCATCCCAGGGTCTGCCGGGCTCCCGCATCCACCAGCACGGCGGACTGCAATACCAGGCGCTAAGTCCTGATGGTGAACGCCTCGGCAAACCCGTCAAAGCCAGCCTCTTTCCCTATAAACCTACGCTGAAATTTCTTAAAAGGCGGTACGCCGCGAACATAAAAAGCAGGATGGGGTCCGAAACCGCCCTACGAAAAGACATTGACCTGATGCTCTTTGCCGTTCCGCCGCCGACTTTTCCGGACTTCCTTGCAGCCCTGCGCGCAAAGGGGATTGATACGTGCATCCTCCGTAACGAGCAGGGCCGTACTTATGGAATCAGCTACATCGACCACCGCAGCAAAGCAGTTTTCAAGGGCAGCACACTGGGAGACGAATATGGGATAAACAGCATATTGCGCCGGTGTGCCGCCCCCCATAAACCGGAGTTACCCACCCCAACAATCGCCGGAATACAGGAAAAGCAAACCGCCCACACCCCTGAAACTGCATCGACAACACCCGACCGGACATGGGGTGATCCCGCCGGCCAGGATCCTGCAGACAATACGGACAGCATACCGCGGGAGCGTCTGCTGGAGCTGTTGCTTCAATACGAATCTGTATACGAATACGTCGCGTTCGGGTTCCGGAAAAAGAAAAAGAAGAAGAAAACAAGTAGGGGAAGGAATTAA